From Actinopolymorpha cephalotaxi, one genomic window encodes:
- a CDS encoding Gfo/Idh/MocA family protein, which produces MTGAATFGIVGGAGFRAQYFLRIAQALPERFRVAGLVVRDADRGAEMERRWDVPTFRTLDDFLARTRPNAPDFPDFVVVSVPAAAGAGYIRDLAGRGVPVLAETPPAPDLDGLHRLWADLAGTGARVQVAEQYHLHPVNQARLALVEEGRLGPVTQATVSFSHLYHAVSLLRLLLGVGYDDAVIRGMRFESPWVAGPTREGPPREDVLVTSERDLAWLDFGDRLGCYDFTANQHRSWIRSNHVSVRGHRGEIFDRRVRVQEPSGTPLDLELTRVNRGEWENAEGYFLQGITAGDRWVYQNPFAPARLYDDEIAIATCLAKMAEHAAGGPGFYGLDEACQDHYLGMMIAQAVRTGETVRTERQPWAPAAGG; this is translated from the coding sequence ATGACCGGTGCGGCGACGTTCGGGATCGTGGGTGGAGCGGGCTTCCGGGCGCAGTACTTCCTGCGGATCGCACAGGCGCTGCCGGAGCGGTTCCGGGTGGCCGGGCTGGTGGTGCGCGACGCCGACCGCGGCGCGGAGATGGAACGCCGCTGGGACGTGCCGACGTTTCGTACCCTCGACGACTTCCTCGCCCGCACCCGGCCGAACGCCCCCGACTTCCCCGATTTCGTGGTGGTGTCGGTGCCCGCGGCGGCAGGCGCCGGCTACATCCGCGACCTCGCCGGTCGCGGCGTACCCGTCCTGGCCGAGACCCCGCCCGCTCCCGACCTCGACGGCCTGCACCGGTTGTGGGCCGACCTCGCCGGGACCGGCGCCCGGGTCCAGGTGGCCGAGCAGTATCACCTGCACCCGGTCAACCAGGCGCGGCTGGCGCTGGTCGAGGAGGGCCGGCTGGGACCGGTTACCCAGGCCACCGTGTCGTTCTCGCACCTCTACCACGCCGTCAGCCTGCTGCGGCTCCTCCTCGGCGTGGGGTACGACGACGCGGTGATCCGCGGGATGCGGTTCGAGTCGCCTTGGGTGGCCGGGCCGACCCGCGAGGGCCCGCCGCGCGAGGACGTCCTGGTCACCTCCGAACGCGACCTTGCCTGGCTGGACTTCGGGGACCGGCTCGGCTGCTACGACTTCACCGCCAACCAGCACCGGTCCTGGATCAGGTCCAACCACGTGTCGGTGCGGGGCCACCGCGGTGAGATCTTCGACCGGCGGGTCCGCGTGCAGGAGCCGTCCGGCACGCCGCTGGACCTCGAGCTGACCCGGGTCAACCGCGGGGAGTGGGAGAACGCCGAGGGCTACTTCCTGCAGGGCATCACGGCCGGCGACCGCTGGGTCTACCAGAACCCGTTCGCGCCGGCCAGGTTGTACGACGACGAGATCGCCATCGCCACCTGCCTGGCGAAAATGGCCGAGCACGCGGCCGGTGGGCCGGGCTTCTACGGGCTGGACGAGGCCTGCCAGGACCACTATCTCGGCATGATGATCGCCCAGGCCGTGCGGACCGGCGAGACCGTCCGCACCGAGCGTCAACCCTGGGCGCCGGCGGCCGGGGGATAG
- a CDS encoding LLM class flavin-dependent oxidoreductase → MSTPRRKPLHLNAFLMSTGHHEASWRLPESNAYANTDVEHYRELARIAERGTFDSVFFADSPALFGDVGRRPSGSLEPTVLLTAIAAATERIGLIATASTTYNDPYNLARRFASVDHVSGGRAGWNVVTTASVDAARNFGLDELPSHRDRYARAAEFLEVARRLWDSWDDDAALADKESGVWADASRVHRVDHTGAYFRVRGPLNVPRSPQAHPVLVQAGSSEDGKDLAAEYAEAVFTAQQTLADAQAFYTDLKARVARAGRDPETVKILPGIVPVLGATEAEARSREEQLDQLIVPEYARAQLARTLRVDPEDLPLDRELPADLPDEDEIEGAKSRYTLIVTLARRERLTVRQLIGRLGGGRGHRTFSGTPEQVADALEDWHANGAADGFNVMPAVLPSGLSEFVDHVVPILRRRGLFRTEYTGTTLRDHYGLDRPVSSFPPAPAQEHDRDHHLDLLGA, encoded by the coding sequence ATGAGTACGCCACGCCGCAAACCCCTGCACCTGAACGCCTTCCTGATGAGCACCGGCCACCACGAGGCGTCGTGGCGACTGCCGGAGAGCAACGCCTACGCCAACACCGACGTCGAGCACTACCGCGAGCTGGCCCGGATCGCCGAGCGCGGCACCTTCGACTCGGTCTTCTTCGCCGACAGTCCCGCGCTGTTCGGCGACGTGGGCCGGCGGCCGTCCGGGTCGCTGGAGCCGACCGTTCTGCTCACCGCGATCGCGGCCGCCACCGAACGCATCGGCCTGATCGCCACCGCGTCCACCACCTACAACGACCCGTACAACCTGGCCCGCAGGTTCGCCTCGGTCGACCACGTGAGCGGCGGCCGCGCGGGATGGAACGTCGTCACCACCGCGTCGGTGGACGCGGCCCGCAACTTCGGCCTGGACGAGTTGCCGAGCCACCGGGACCGTTACGCCCGGGCGGCGGAGTTCCTGGAGGTGGCGCGGCGACTGTGGGACAGCTGGGACGACGACGCGGCCCTTGCCGACAAGGAGAGTGGTGTGTGGGCGGACGCGTCCCGCGTCCACCGGGTCGACCACACCGGGGCGTACTTCCGCGTCCGCGGCCCGCTCAACGTGCCCCGCTCTCCGCAGGCGCATCCCGTCCTCGTCCAGGCCGGGTCGTCCGAGGACGGCAAGGACCTCGCCGCGGAGTACGCCGAGGCGGTGTTCACCGCGCAGCAGACGCTGGCCGACGCGCAGGCGTTCTACACCGACCTGAAGGCCCGGGTGGCCCGGGCCGGCCGAGACCCGGAGACGGTGAAGATCCTGCCCGGCATCGTGCCGGTGCTCGGGGCGACCGAGGCCGAGGCCCGTTCCCGGGAGGAGCAACTGGACCAGCTGATCGTGCCCGAGTACGCCCGGGCACAGCTGGCCCGCACCCTCAGGGTCGACCCCGAGGACCTGCCGCTGGACCGGGAGCTGCCGGCGGACCTGCCCGACGAGGACGAGATCGAGGGCGCCAAGAGCCGCTACACCCTGATCGTCACCCTGGCCCGCCGGGAGCGGCTGACCGTACGGCAGCTGATCGGGCGGCTCGGCGGCGGCCGCGGGCACCGGACGTTCAGCGGTACGCCGGAACAGGTGGCCGACGCCCTCGAGGACTGGCACGCGAACGGCGCCGCGGACGGCTTCAACGTGATGCCGGCGGTGCTGCCGAGCGGACTGTCGGAGTTCGTCGACCACGTGGTGCCGATCCTGCGCCGGCGCGGGCTCTTCCGTACCGAGTACACCGGCACGACGCTGCGCGACCACTACGGCCTCGACCGCCCGGTCAGCTCCTTCCCACCGGCACCCGCCCAGGAACACGACCGCGACCACCACCTCGACCTGCTCGGCGCCTGA
- a CDS encoding DUF4118 domain-containing protein, translating into MRAESFLQAHRTWVGVVSAVLPLVACAALAPFRESVANTDVALALVLLIVAAASTGVRWAGVVAAVSSAVWFDFFLTRPYHQLTIANREDVETAVLLVIVGVAVSEIAHWGRRQQARASRQEGYLSGVVRTSAAVAAGRESPDTLTSHVADQITDVLRIDDCRFDRTGAGSSNGDHGGGGGDGDGDGLPTMDSDGHVTRRGRPLDVDRYGLPTDAETALVVRSGGVVHGRFLLVAATEVVHPTLEQRQVAATLASQLGAALSKPGAQS; encoded by the coding sequence ATGCGCGCGGAGTCGTTCCTGCAGGCACACCGCACCTGGGTCGGTGTGGTGTCCGCCGTGCTCCCGCTGGTCGCGTGCGCGGCGCTGGCACCGTTCCGGGAGAGCGTCGCCAACACCGACGTCGCCCTCGCCCTGGTGCTGCTGATCGTCGCCGCGGCATCCACCGGCGTCCGCTGGGCCGGGGTGGTCGCCGCGGTCTCCAGCGCGGTGTGGTTCGACTTCTTCCTCACCCGGCCGTACCACCAGCTCACCATCGCCAACCGGGAGGACGTGGAGACCGCCGTACTCCTGGTCATCGTCGGTGTCGCGGTCTCCGAGATCGCCCACTGGGGACGCCGCCAGCAGGCACGCGCGAGCCGGCAGGAGGGATATCTGTCCGGTGTGGTCCGTACGTCCGCCGCTGTCGCCGCCGGCCGGGAGTCACCGGACACGCTCACCTCGCACGTCGCCGACCAGATCACCGACGTGCTGCGGATCGACGACTGCCGCTTCGACCGAACCGGTGCCGGCAGCTCGAACGGCGATCACGGTGGCGGCGGTGGCGACGGCGACGGTGACGGCCTGCCGACGATGGACAGCGACGGGCACGTGACCCGGCGCGGCCGTCCGCTGGACGTGGACAGGTACGGCCTGCCGACGGACGCGGAGACGGCGCTCGTCGTCCGCAGCGGCGGTGTCGTACACGGCAGGTTCCTGCTCGTAGCGGCCACCGAGGTGGTGCACCCGACGCTGGAACAGCGCCAGGTCGCGGCCACCCTCGCCAGCCAGCTCGGCGCGGCACTGTCCAAGCCGGGCGCCCAATCGTGA
- the ku gene encoding non-homologous end joining protein Ku: MARPIWNGSLSFGLVNVPVRLLSATEQKDVSFHQREAGSNARVRYKRVAEGTDREVEYKDVVKGYELPGDKFVTLTQEEVESASLGRSRSLEISDFVDLAEIDPVYYEKSYYLAPREESAHEAYALLRDAMEQSGLAGVGSFVMRGKEYLAVIRPWKRVLVLETLLFADEVRDPQEVVDTLPSSSKNNSREVKAAVNLIEQLTTPWKPEQYHDSYRERLLGIVKDKAKGKEIEVEEYEPEESNVVDLMDALRRSVDEARSGRAGRAGSGAKKAAKSTGAKKAAKSAGAKKEAAKKSATSAGAKKAAKSTGGSGSRKAAGNGSGGRSRAADVAELSKQDLYDRASKLGIEGRSKMTRAQLQKAVQKAS, from the coding sequence ATGGCACGTCCGATTTGGAACGGATCGCTGAGCTTCGGGCTGGTGAACGTCCCGGTGCGGCTGCTGAGCGCGACCGAGCAGAAGGACGTGTCCTTCCACCAGCGCGAGGCCGGCTCGAACGCCCGGGTGCGCTACAAGCGCGTCGCGGAGGGCACCGACCGCGAGGTCGAGTACAAGGACGTGGTGAAGGGCTACGAACTGCCCGGCGACAAGTTCGTCACGCTGACCCAGGAGGAGGTCGAGTCGGCCAGCCTGGGCAGGTCGCGATCGCTGGAGATCTCCGACTTCGTCGACCTCGCCGAGATCGATCCCGTCTACTACGAGAAGAGCTACTACCTCGCGCCGCGGGAGGAGAGCGCGCACGAGGCGTACGCCCTGCTGCGCGACGCGATGGAGCAGTCCGGCCTGGCCGGAGTGGGCTCGTTCGTGATGCGCGGCAAGGAGTACCTCGCGGTGATCCGGCCCTGGAAGCGGGTGCTGGTTCTGGAGACGCTGCTGTTCGCCGACGAGGTACGCGACCCGCAAGAGGTGGTTGACACCCTGCCGTCGAGCAGCAAGAACAACTCCCGCGAGGTCAAGGCCGCGGTCAACCTGATCGAGCAGCTCACCACGCCGTGGAAGCCGGAGCAGTACCACGACAGCTACCGCGAACGCCTGCTCGGCATCGTGAAGGACAAGGCCAAGGGCAAGGAGATCGAGGTCGAGGAGTACGAGCCGGAGGAGAGCAACGTCGTCGACCTGATGGACGCGTTGCGCCGCAGCGTCGACGAGGCCAGGAGCGGTAGGGCCGGGCGCGCGGGTTCGGGCGCGAAGAAGGCCGCGAAGTCCACCGGTGCGAAGAAGGCGGCGAAGTCGGCCGGTGCGAAGAAGGAGGCCGCCAAGAAGAGTGCGACGTCGGCCGGTGCGAAGAAGGCCGCGAAGTCCACCGGCGGGTCGGGCTCCCGCAAGGCGGCGGGCAACGGATCCGGCGGGCGCTCCAGGGCCGCCGACGTCGCCGAGCTCAGCAAACAGGACCTGTACGACCGGGCCAGCAAGCTCGGCATCGAGGGCCGGTCGAAGATGACCAGAGCCCAACTGCAGAAGGCGGTTCAGAAGGCATCCTGA
- a CDS encoding ABC transporter substrate-binding protein — protein sequence MSSPVPRTRRTLRAGLALLTGLVLLTGCGLGKADANGTDGASGAGGSGGKKLALDAPLPTKVPEGTTLTIGDPATQKALELSGQIDKLPFKVKWANLSGGPQTTEAFRAGALDLGSVADIPPIHATWTGLHVRIVAAKFRVDPINHPIYQLGIAPGVKVRSLTDLRGKKIAYSPGQAQGALVLRVLQKAGLKKSDVTLVELPSTGDVYPNALAGKQVDVAPIGGVAIKRYLGKYAKDGGTTISHGLRDDPGHLYTQVATLEDPAKAAAIRAYVEYWARAQIWMDKHPQQWIDGYYVKDQGLSEEDGRWLVEKSGHPDIPADWTAAIARQQQTIDLLARETDKPKLTAADLFDQRFAPVAADAIKSEAP from the coding sequence ATGTCCTCGCCCGTCCCGCGTACCCGCCGCACCCTGCGCGCCGGTCTGGCCCTCCTCACCGGCCTCGTTCTGCTGACCGGATGCGGCCTGGGCAAGGCCGACGCCAACGGCACCGACGGCGCGAGCGGCGCCGGCGGGTCCGGTGGCAAGAAGCTGGCGCTGGACGCGCCGCTGCCGACCAAGGTGCCCGAGGGAACGACGCTCACCATCGGCGATCCCGCCACCCAGAAGGCACTGGAGCTGTCCGGGCAGATCGACAAGCTGCCGTTCAAGGTGAAGTGGGCCAACCTGAGTGGCGGACCACAGACCACCGAGGCCTTCCGGGCCGGCGCGCTCGACCTCGGCTCGGTCGCCGACATCCCGCCGATCCACGCGACCTGGACCGGCCTGCACGTACGGATCGTCGCCGCGAAGTTCCGCGTGGACCCGATCAACCACCCGATCTACCAGCTCGGCATCGCCCCCGGGGTGAAGGTGCGCTCGCTGACAGACCTACGCGGCAAGAAGATCGCGTACAGCCCCGGCCAGGCACAGGGCGCCCTGGTGCTGCGCGTGCTGCAGAAGGCCGGACTGAAGAAGTCCGACGTCACCCTGGTGGAGCTGCCCAGCACCGGCGACGTCTACCCCAACGCCCTTGCCGGCAAGCAGGTCGACGTCGCACCGATCGGCGGCGTGGCCATCAAGCGGTATCTCGGCAAGTACGCCAAGGACGGTGGCACCACGATCTCGCACGGGCTGCGCGACGACCCCGGCCACCTCTACACCCAGGTCGCCACGCTGGAGGACCCGGCGAAGGCGGCGGCGATCCGTGCGTACGTGGAGTACTGGGCCCGCGCCCAGATCTGGATGGACAAGCACCCGCAGCAGTGGATCGACGGCTACTACGTGAAGGACCAGGGCCTGTCCGAGGAGGACGGCCGCTGGCTGGTGGAGAAGTCCGGCCACCCCGACATCCCCGCCGACTGGACGGCGGCGATCGCCCGCCAGCAGCAGACCATCGACCTGCTCGCCCGGGAGACCGACAAGCCGAAGTTGACAGCGGCGGACCTGTTCGACCAGCGGTTCGCGCCGGTCGCCGCGGACGCCATCAAGAGCGAGGCGCCATGA
- a CDS encoding ABC transporter ATP-binding protein, with product MATYAGRLTGSAVEVRSLVRGFAERLVLDHLDLAIAPGEFVALLGRSGSGKSTLLRALAGLDHDVEGTGEIGVPRNVSVVFQDSRLLPWQRVLDNVTLGLSGPGTSDRGRESLAEVGLAGREHAWPNQLSGGEQQRVALARSLVREPELLLADEPFGSLDALTRIRMHGLLRQLCERHRPAVLLVTHDVDEAIALADRVLVLADGRVDTEVEVTIDSPRDPSDLRFAELRSLLLAHLGIVNGGLPAAETDVTSRRPEEVSA from the coding sequence ATGGCGACGTACGCTGGCCGACTGACCGGTTCCGCGGTCGAGGTCCGCTCACTCGTCAGGGGGTTCGCCGAGCGGCTGGTCCTCGACCACCTGGACCTGGCGATCGCACCGGGCGAGTTCGTCGCCCTGCTGGGCCGCAGCGGTTCGGGCAAGAGCACCCTGCTCCGCGCGCTGGCCGGACTGGACCACGACGTCGAGGGCACCGGTGAGATCGGGGTGCCGAGGAACGTCTCGGTGGTGTTCCAGGACTCCCGGCTGCTGCCGTGGCAACGCGTCCTTGACAACGTGACGCTCGGACTGTCCGGGCCCGGAACGTCGGACAGGGGCCGGGAGAGTCTGGCCGAGGTCGGGCTGGCCGGTCGCGAACACGCCTGGCCCAACCAGCTGTCCGGTGGCGAACAGCAGCGGGTCGCGCTGGCGCGTTCGCTGGTCCGCGAGCCGGAGCTGCTGCTCGCCGACGAACCGTTCGGCAGCCTGGACGCGCTCACCCGGATCCGCATGCACGGCCTGCTCCGCCAGTTGTGCGAGCGGCACCGCCCGGCGGTGCTGCTGGTCACCCACGACGTCGACGAGGCGATCGCGCTCGCGGACCGGGTGCTGGTGCTCGCCGACGGCCGGGTCGACACCGAGGTCGAGGTGACGATCGACTCTCCGCGCGACCCGTCCGACCTGCGCTTCGCAGAACTCCGCTCCCTGCTCCTGGCCCACCTGGGCATCGTCAACGGCGGCTTGCCGGCCGCCGAGACCGACGTCACCTCCCGTCGACCCGAAGAGGTCTCCGCATGA
- a CDS encoding ABC transporter permease: MTTTAPPVRVPARPTTTAPVRRARRLGPGRPVRFGSAVGPLLLLAVWSAGSATGLIDPRILSAPWTVVTTTIDLVNDGRLPANLAVSAQRAFLGLAIGIAVGTVLALASGLSRLGEALIDGPIQIKRAIPSLALLPLLILWFGIGETMKVVTITLGVLVPVYIHTHNGLRTIDSRYVELAQTVGLSRWAFLRKVVLPGAFPGFLLGLRFAVVGAWLALVVVEQINATSGIGYMMELARTYGQTDIIVVGLVVYGILGLASDGAVRLVQRKALTWRRTLAD; the protein is encoded by the coding sequence ATGACCACCACCGCACCGCCCGTCCGGGTACCGGCGCGGCCGACCACCACCGCACCCGTCCGGCGCGCTCGCCGGCTCGGCCCGGGGCGGCCCGTCCGGTTCGGTTCCGCCGTCGGCCCGCTGCTGTTGCTCGCCGTATGGTCGGCCGGATCGGCGACCGGCCTGATCGACCCCCGGATCCTGTCCGCGCCCTGGACCGTGGTGACCACCACCATCGACCTGGTCAACGACGGCAGGCTGCCTGCCAACCTGGCCGTCTCGGCCCAGCGGGCCTTCCTCGGACTGGCGATCGGGATCGCCGTCGGCACCGTGCTCGCGCTCGCCTCCGGCCTGAGCCGGCTGGGCGAGGCACTGATCGACGGGCCGATCCAGATCAAGCGCGCGATACCGTCGCTGGCCCTGCTCCCGCTGCTGATCCTGTGGTTCGGGATCGGGGAGACGATGAAGGTCGTCACCATCACCCTGGGCGTGCTCGTCCCGGTCTACATCCACACCCACAACGGCCTGCGCACCATCGACAGCCGGTACGTCGAACTCGCCCAGACCGTCGGCCTGAGCCGGTGGGCGTTCCTCCGCAAGGTCGTTCTTCCCGGAGCGTTCCCGGGTTTCCTGCTCGGGTTGCGGTTCGCCGTGGTCGGCGCCTGGCTGGCCCTGGTGGTCGTGGAGCAGATCAACGCCACCAGCGGAATCGGCTACATGATGGAGCTGGCCCGCACCTACGGCCAGACCGACATCATCGTCGTCGGCCTGGTGGTCTACGGAATTCTCGGGCTCGCCTCCGACGGCGCCGTCCGACTCGTGCAGAGGAAGGCGCTGACATGGCGACGTACGCTGGCCGACTGA
- a CDS encoding ABC transporter substrate-binding protein: MTDAVTRRDVLRVGGVAVTVAVTGSACSFLSTKPSGSDSDAGSGKKTKEPPTLAAKVKAGKLPPVKDRLPAKPLVVKPNEKIGRYGGAWHLRIKGEAYGDAATIYSFAGYENLVRWDPTFKKVVPDIATSYQVNAASTEYTFVLREGMRWSDGKPFGPDDVVFAVQDILMDKRITSIPPFGDMKATKVDDHTVKVTFTKPNGTFVNYLATRRGAALTDYPRHYLEKFHPKYNPQHAAQAKKIGFKDGITVLQDVGGTWSFGRNPDKPTLYAWVLTTTSDQKSQVVVERNPYYWKVDPEGSQLPYIDRIVYSVVGDDEAALLKTLNGELDVATPQLKDKPIVAKYRERGDFRLFDVVPEAMNVACIYPNLTHDDPVKREIFNNRNFRVGLSHAINRPEIIKAVFQRQGEPWQVAPRKESTYLDKEMATQYTEYDVAQANEILDKEYPKKDARGVRLGPDGKPISFLVDVATIVPTWTDVLSLVVGFWQKVGIDAHVNSGSPEIVVERGSANKHDFSVWAGEGGLDGVVLLNPYNYLPLLNPYSFFGVKWAEWYNSRGKAGERPPADVRQQMTLYDKVNATSDMDEQARLMKEILTIAKQRFHAIGIAALPNGYGTVANKIGNWPKFTTEGAWVYMSPAPTNPCQYYIKPS, from the coding sequence ATGACAGACGCGGTGACCCGGCGGGACGTCCTGCGGGTGGGTGGAGTCGCGGTGACGGTCGCGGTGACCGGAAGCGCGTGCAGCTTCCTGTCCACCAAGCCCAGCGGCAGCGACTCCGACGCCGGCTCGGGGAAGAAGACGAAGGAGCCGCCCACGCTGGCCGCCAAGGTCAAGGCCGGGAAGCTGCCGCCTGTCAAGGACAGGTTGCCCGCCAAGCCACTGGTGGTGAAGCCGAACGAGAAGATCGGACGGTACGGCGGGGCCTGGCACCTGCGGATCAAGGGCGAGGCCTACGGCGACGCCGCGACGATCTACTCCTTCGCCGGCTACGAGAACCTCGTGCGCTGGGACCCGACGTTCAAGAAGGTCGTCCCGGACATCGCCACCAGCTACCAGGTCAACGCCGCCAGCACGGAGTACACCTTCGTACTCCGCGAGGGCATGCGCTGGTCGGACGGAAAGCCGTTCGGACCCGACGACGTGGTGTTCGCCGTCCAGGACATCCTGATGGACAAGCGGATCACGTCGATCCCGCCGTTCGGTGACATGAAAGCCACCAAGGTGGACGACCACACCGTCAAGGTCACCTTCACCAAGCCCAACGGGACGTTCGTGAACTACCTCGCCACCCGTCGCGGCGCGGCCCTGACCGACTATCCCCGCCACTACCTCGAGAAGTTCCACCCGAAGTACAACCCCCAGCACGCCGCCCAGGCCAAGAAGATCGGCTTCAAGGACGGGATCACCGTCCTGCAGGACGTGGGCGGCACCTGGAGCTTCGGCCGCAACCCCGACAAGCCGACGTTGTACGCGTGGGTGCTCACCACCACCTCCGACCAGAAGTCCCAGGTGGTGGTGGAGCGCAACCCGTACTACTGGAAGGTCGACCCGGAGGGCAGCCAGCTGCCCTACATCGACCGGATCGTCTACTCGGTGGTGGGCGACGACGAGGCCGCGCTGCTGAAGACCCTCAACGGCGAGCTCGACGTGGCGACGCCGCAGTTGAAGGACAAGCCGATCGTGGCGAAGTACCGCGAACGCGGCGACTTCCGGCTCTTCGACGTCGTGCCCGAGGCGATGAACGTCGCCTGCATCTACCCCAACCTCACCCACGACGACCCGGTCAAGCGGGAGATCTTCAACAACCGCAACTTCCGGGTCGGGCTGTCGCACGCCATCAACCGGCCGGAGATCATCAAGGCGGTGTTCCAGCGGCAGGGCGAGCCCTGGCAGGTGGCGCCGCGCAAGGAGTCGACCTACCTCGACAAGGAGATGGCCACGCAGTACACCGAGTACGACGTGGCCCAGGCGAACGAGATCCTGGACAAGGAGTACCCGAAGAAGGACGCGAGGGGTGTACGCCTGGGCCCGGACGGCAAGCCCATCTCGTTCCTCGTCGACGTGGCCACCATCGTGCCCACCTGGACCGACGTCCTCTCGCTGGTGGTCGGCTTCTGGCAGAAGGTCGGCATCGACGCGCACGTGAACTCCGGCAGCCCGGAGATCGTGGTCGAACGCGGTTCGGCCAACAAGCACGACTTCTCGGTGTGGGCGGGCGAGGGTGGCCTGGACGGCGTGGTGCTGCTGAACCCCTACAACTACCTGCCGTTGCTCAACCCGTACTCGTTCTTCGGGGTGAAGTGGGCGGAGTGGTACAACTCCAGGGGCAAGGCCGGCGAGCGGCCACCGGCCGACGTACGTCAGCAGATGACGTTGTACGACAAGGTGAACGCCACGTCGGACATGGACGAGCAGGCCCGGCTGATGAAGGAGATCCTCACGATCGCCAAGCAGCGCTTCCACGCCATCGGGATCGCCGCCCTGCCCAACGGCTACGGCACGGTGGCGAACAAGATCGGCAACTGGCCGAAGTTCACCACCGAGGGCGCCTGGGTCTACATGTCGCCCGCGCCGACGAATCCCTGCCAGTACTACATAAAGCCGAGCTGA
- a CDS encoding flavin reductase family protein, whose amino-acid sequence MTTYLEALEAPTGITPDLYRAVFRRYAAGVVIVTADAGFGPVGFTATSLASISLDPPLVSFALSTNASSWPTIATAESVVVNFVGAHDHTLAARFATSGIDRFAGPTRWSRLHTGEPVLDDAAGHLRGRIDYRYPVGDHHLVVAEVTAAATRQHAPLVYHAGTYATVGPATTAATTPTPR is encoded by the coding sequence ATGACCACGTACCTGGAAGCTCTGGAAGCGCCCACCGGCATCACCCCGGACCTCTACCGCGCGGTCTTCCGCAGGTATGCCGCGGGCGTCGTCATCGTTACTGCGGACGCGGGGTTCGGCCCGGTGGGCTTCACCGCCACGTCACTGGCGTCGATCTCCCTCGACCCGCCGCTGGTGTCGTTCGCCCTGTCCACGAACGCGTCCAGCTGGCCCACCATCGCCACCGCGGAGAGCGTGGTGGTCAACTTCGTCGGGGCGCACGACCACACTCTCGCGGCGAGGTTCGCCACCAGCGGCATCGACCGGTTCGCCGGCCCCACCAGGTGGTCGCGGCTGCACACCGGTGAGCCGGTGCTGGACGATGCCGCCGGTCACCTGCGCGGACGGATCGACTACCGCTACCCGGTCGGGGACCATCACCTGGTGGTCGCCGAGGTCACCGCGGCGGCGACCCGGCAGCACGCGCCGCTGGTCTACCACGCCGGGACGTACGCCACGGTGGGGCCGGCGACAACGGCAGCCACCACGCCGACGCCACGCTGA
- a CDS encoding DUF2267 domain-containing protein, protein MPVRLPEATMTIRPHALARAENTTHAWLHTVAQELGSDDPEFTFRAVRTWLHCVRDRLTVESAAHLAAQLPELLRGVFYDGWSPSRVPTKADAEETAERFAHEAMIPLAEVHQVAAAVSVAMREQFSPGQLDTTFGNLPVRLRALFEPDPGHAAGGDGKAAGGRGEKGGERVPSQRNRADTAVNDRLADLERHLQALTEAVRALAVGMEEVPVEEPSSHRAARAARRAHQLLLAAGRDV, encoded by the coding sequence GTGCCGGTACGTCTCCCGGAGGCGACGATGACGATCCGCCCACATGCCCTGGCCCGTGCGGAGAACACCACCCACGCCTGGCTGCACACCGTCGCCCAGGAGCTGGGCAGCGACGACCCGGAGTTCACCTTCCGCGCGGTGCGCACGTGGCTGCACTGCGTCCGTGACCGGCTCACGGTGGAAAGTGCCGCCCACCTGGCCGCTCAGCTGCCGGAGCTGCTGCGCGGCGTCTTCTACGACGGCTGGTCGCCCAGCCGGGTGCCGACGAAGGCGGACGCGGAGGAGACCGCCGAACGCTTCGCGCACGAGGCGATGATCCCGCTTGCCGAGGTGCACCAAGTGGCCGCCGCCGTCTCGGTCGCGATGCGCGAGCAGTTCTCCCCGGGCCAGCTGGACACGACGTTCGGCAACCTGCCGGTACGCCTGCGGGCGCTGTTCGAACCCGACCCCGGCCACGCTGCCGGCGGAGACGGGAAGGCGGCCGGCGGCCGGGGCGAGAAGGGCGGCGAACGCGTACCCAGTCAGCGCAACCGTGCCGACACCGCTGTCAACGACAGGTTGGCAGACCTCGAACGCCACCTGCAGGCGCTCACCGAGGCGGTCCGGGCGCTGGCCGTCGGGATGGAGGAGGTTCCCGTCGAGGAGCCGTCCTCCCACCGGGCCGCGCGGGCCGCACGCCGGGCACACCAACTGCTGCTCGCCGCCGGCCGCGACGTGTGA